TCGTTGGTCAAGGGGAGATTACGCAGATTGATCAACTCTCGTTCCAAGGCCCGGTTCTGATCGCGCAAATGGTCCATGCTCCGATTCTGTCGCCGACCGCCCGCCCACCCGGTATACGCCCCGAGAATGAAACCAAAAAACAAGGGTACAAAAACCAACACGAACAGTGGCACCTCGGCCAGGGTCCACCCACCGGGAAGATGCACCGACACCTCATCCGGATTGCCGAGGGCAAAAACAAAAGCCGCGATCCCGAGGATCGATGCGGCGATCAGACGGAACCAGCCGTGCATGCCCGGTCCGCCATCACAACACCCATCCACGCTCTCCCCGACCATCGTTCTTCCCGTCATCCATCGATCCGACAGGCATGAAACGGCGCGGGTCCAAGGGGAATCGGTCCACGTTCCGGCCAACCGATTCCTTGTGACCCGCGCCTAGTTTCATCACACATCCACCCGTTTGCGGAGTTCTTTCCCCGCCTTAAAAAACAAAACCCGCTTCGCATCCACCAGGACGTGATCCCCGGTCTTGGGATTGCGGCCATCCCGCGAACGGCGCTGTTTGACGCCGAAGCTGCCGAATCCCCGGAGTTCCACCCGATCATTGCGATCCAGCGAGGCGCTGATGGTTTCAAACACCGTGTTGACCGCCACTTCCGCTTCCTTGCGCGAAAGCTCCATCTTCACCGCAATGGCACTGATCAGCGACGACTTGGTCATGGGACACCTCGTATCGAAGCGCGGGGCAACATTACCGTTTCCCCAGGTCACCGGCCTGTCTTTCCAGGGCCTGACTCAACAGCTCGCCCAGACTGCTCGTGGCACTGCCCGGATCGGCAGCGTACTCTTTGAGGCTCTGCCGTTCCTGACTGATCTCCATGGATTTGATGGAGAGCATGACCTTGCGTTTTTGACGATCCACCTGGATCACCTGAGAGGTCACTTCGCCACCCACCTTGAAGTCGGCCCCGTCCCGATCATCCCGGGAATACTCGGACTTGCGCAAGAACCCTTCGATTTCGTCTCCCAGTTGAATCACCACACCGGCCTGACTCACCTCTTTGATCACGCCATTCACCGAGTCACCCTTGCCATGGGCGTCGGCCCACTGGGTCCAGGCATCCGGGGTGGCCTGCTTGAGGCCCAGGGAGATGCGCTCTTTTTCGGGATCGAGGGACAACACCACCGCCTCGACCTCCTGGCCGCGCTGATAGCTCTTGAGCAGATCTTCCGGAGGATTGGGATCCCAGGTCACGTCCGACAGATGGACCAGACCATCAATGTCCCCATCCAGACCGACGAACAAACCGAATTCGGTGATGTTCTTGATCTCGCCCCGCACCGTGGTACCCACCGGATACTTCTCGGCAAAGGTCTGCCACGGGTTTTCCAGGCACTGCTTGACACCGAGAGAGATACGGCGACGCTCGGCATCCACATCCAGCACCATCACCTCCACTTCCTGGCCCACATTCAGCACCTTGGAAGGATGGAGATTCTTTTTGGTCCAGGCCAGTTCGGAAACATGGGCCAGACCTTCGACACCCGCTTCCAGTTCCACGAAGGCGCCGTAGTCGGTGATGTTGGTC
Above is a genomic segment from Magnetococcales bacterium containing:
- a CDS encoding LapA family protein — translated: MTGRTMVGESVDGCCDGGPGMHGWFRLIAASILGIAAFVFALGNPDEVSVHLPGGWTLAEVPLFVLVFVPLFFGFILGAYTGWAGGRRQNRSMDHLRDQNRALERELINLRNLPLTNDL
- a CDS encoding HU family DNA-binding protein, encoding MTKSSLISAIAVKMELSRKEAEVAVNTVFETISASLDRNDRVELRGFGSFGVKQRRSRDGRNPKTGDHVLVDAKRVLFFKAGKELRKRVDV